A single genomic interval of Arthrobacter sp. NicSoilB8 harbors:
- a CDS encoding phosphogluconate dehydrogenase C-terminal domain-containing protein, with protein MSAEQLTVAVIGAGGKMGLRVSANLQKSAHTVYYSENSPAGQDRVRAEGRDISTTEDAIKDADVVILAVPDTVLGVVSHGVVPQMKSGAILLTLDPAAAYAGLLAKRDDVVQAVAHPCHPSVFLERTTKEEWADTFGGQGAPQNVVAAIDVDATEAARAAAEATIKVIYAPVIDVHWVTVKQLAILEPTLVETVACMIGTLLKEALHETVHTAGVPEEAAKAMLFGHVQIALTNALRGSNPFSEACEIAIQYGKDTIIKDDWKKIFDDSELDYVIAKMLKLEPAVQS; from the coding sequence ATGTCAGCAGAACAATTGACCGTCGCCGTCATCGGAGCCGGAGGCAAAATGGGGCTGCGTGTTTCAGCCAACCTCCAGAAGAGCGCCCACACCGTCTACTACAGCGAAAACTCGCCGGCCGGCCAGGACCGCGTCCGCGCCGAAGGCCGGGACATCAGCACCACCGAGGACGCCATTAAGGACGCCGACGTCGTGATCCTCGCCGTCCCGGACACCGTCCTGGGCGTTGTGTCCCACGGCGTGGTCCCGCAGATGAAGTCCGGCGCCATCCTGCTCACCCTCGACCCGGCCGCCGCCTACGCCGGCCTGCTCGCCAAGCGCGACGACGTCGTCCAGGCCGTCGCCCACCCGTGCCACCCCTCGGTCTTCCTGGAGCGCACCACTAAGGAAGAATGGGCCGACACGTTCGGCGGCCAGGGCGCCCCGCAAAACGTGGTTGCCGCGATCGACGTGGACGCCACCGAGGCCGCCCGCGCCGCCGCCGAGGCCACCATCAAGGTCATCTACGCCCCCGTGATCGACGTCCACTGGGTCACGGTCAAGCAGCTTGCCATCCTCGAACCCACCCTCGTGGAGACGGTCGCGTGCATGATCGGCACCCTGCTCAAGGAAGCCCTGCACGAGACCGTGCACACCGCCGGCGTCCCCGAGGAGGCCGCCAAGGCCATGCTGTTCGGCCACGTCCAGATCGCCCTGACCAACGCCCTGCGTGGCTCCAACCCGTTCTCCGAGGCCTGCGAAATCGCCATCCAGTACGGCAAGGACACCATCATCAAGGACGACTGGAAGAAGATCTTCGACGACTCCGAGCTCGATTACGTCATCGCCAAGATGCTCAAGCTCGAACCCGCGGTCCAGAGCTAA